In one window of Macadamia integrifolia cultivar HAES 741 chromosome 2, SCU_Mint_v3, whole genome shotgun sequence DNA:
- the LOC122070177 gene encoding serine/threonine protein phosphatase 2A 57 kDa regulatory subunit B' beta isoform-like isoform X1, whose amino-acid sequence MFNKIIKRGHRKVSKSDLHEPAIYGNGASAYRNSGSVSTSNVTVNHASRPTIVAPGANSQQNATTASSNLLSSSGFSSGIVETLPMFRDVPASDRPSLFLRKLQLCCIIFDFSDTVRSIREKETKRQTLLELVDFIQSGNGKLSEDLQEEMIRMISINIFRCLPPSSYENTGAEATDPEEDDPYLEPAWPHLQLVYELLLRYVVSSDTDTKIAKRYIDHSVVLKLLDLFDSEDPREREYLKTILHRIYGKFMVHRPFIRKAINNIFYRFIFETERHSGIGELLEILGSIINGFALPMKEEHKLFLVRALIPLHKPKPIALYHQQLSYCITQFVEKDYKLADTVIRGLLKYWPVTNCQKEVLFLGELEEVLELTQSAEFQRCMVPLFRQIGRCLNSSHFQVSVCRNDQTKPTIKICRVAERALFLWNNDHIVSLIAQNRSVIFPIIFEQLETNIKSHWNQAVHGLTANVRKMFLEMDNELFEECQRQYQEKVANAKELEEQRELTWKRLEAVAAKAGGEDMVLVN is encoded by the exons ATGTTCAATAAAATCATTAAGCGTGGGCATCGTAAGGTCTCCAAGtcggatctccatgaacctgcAATTTATGGAAATGGTGCTTCAGCATATCGGAATTCTGGATCGGTCTCCACATCGAATGTTACCGTGAACCATGCCTCTCGACCCACCATTGTTGCCCCTGGTGCCAATTCTCAGCAAAATGCAACAACAGCTTCTTCCAATTTACTCTCCTCCTCTGGGTTTTCTTCGGGTATCGTTGAAACTCTTCCCATGTTCAGAGATGTTCCCGCTTCCGATCGCCCCAGTTTGTTCCTCCGAAAGCTTCAACTTTGCTGCAtcatttttgatttttctgacaCCGTGAGATCGATTCGGGAGAAGGAGACTAAGCGTCAGACCCTTCTTGAACTTGTAGATTTCATACAATCGGGTAATGGCAAACTTAGCGAGGACCTCCAGGAAGAGATGATACGAATGATTTCCATCAACATTTTCCGTTGCTTGCCCCCATCTTCCTATGAGAATACTGGCGCCGAAGCCACTGACCCAGAGGAGGATGACCCGTATCTCGAACCTGCGTGGCCTCACTTGCAGCTTGTGTATGAGCTGCTATTGAGGTATGTTGTGTCGTCTGATACTGACACTAAGATCGCTAAACGTTACATCGATCATTCCGTTGTTTTAAAACTCCTCGATTTATTTGATTCCGAAGATCCGCGTGAGCGGGAGTACTTGAAGACCATTCTCCATCGTATTTATGGGAAGTTCATGGTGCACCGTCCTTTCATAAGGAAGGCTATAAACAACATTTTTTACCGTTTCATATTTGAGACGGAGAGACACAGTGGAATTGGGGAGCTGCTGGAAATTCTCGGGAGCATAATTAATGGGTTTGCCTTGCCAATGAAGGAGGAGCATAAGTTGTTCCTCGTTCGTGCTCTTATCCCACTCCATAAACCTAAACCTATTGCTTTGTATCATCAACAGCTCTCCTACTGTATTACCCAGTTTGTTGAGAAGGATTACAAGCTGGCAGATACTGTCATCAGGGGGTTGCTAAAGTACTGGCCAGTCACAAATTGTCAGAAGGAGgttctctttcttggagaactAGAAGAAGTACTGGAGCTAACGCAGTCTGCGGAATTTCAGCGTTGCATGGTTCCACTTTTCAGACAAATTGGGCGTTGCCTTAACAGCTCCCATTTCCAG GTTTCAGTATGTCGAAATGATCAAACGAAGCCAACCATCAAAATATGCAGA GTAGCAGAGCGAGCCCTGTTTTTGTGGAACAATGACCACATTGTGAGCTTGATTGCACAGAACCGTAGTGTGATATTCCCAATTATTTTTGAGCAGCTGGAGACGAACATAAAGAGCCATTGGAATCAAGCTGTACATGGGTTGACAGCCAATGTGCGAAAGATGTTCTTGGAGATGGACAATGAGCTGTTTGAAGAGTGCCAAAGGCAGTACCAAGAGAAAGTGGCAAATGCAAAAGAATTAGAAGAACAGCGAGAGTTGACATGGAAGAGACTGGAAGCTGTTGCAGCGAAGGCTGGAGGAGAGGACATGGTTTTGGTAAACTGA
- the LOC122070177 gene encoding serine/threonine protein phosphatase 2A 57 kDa regulatory subunit B' beta isoform-like isoform X3 has product MFNKIIKRGHRKVSKSDLHEPAIYGNGASAYRNSGSVSTSNVTVNHASRPTIVAPGANSQQNATTASSNLLSSSGFSSGIVETLPMFRDVPASDRPSLFLRKLQLCCIIFDFSDTVRSIREKETKRQTLLELVDFIQSGNGKLSEDLQEEMIRMISINIFRCLPPSSYENTGAEATDPEEDDPYLEPAWPHLQLVYELLLRYVVSSDTDTKIAKRYIDHSVVLKLLDLFDSEDPREREYLKTILHRIYGKFMVHRPFIRKAINNIFYRFIFETERHSGIGELLEILGSIINGFALPMKEEHKLFLVRALIPLHKPKPIALYHQQLSYCITQFVEKDYKLADTVIRGLLKYWPVTNCQKEVLFLGELEEVLELTQSAEFQRCMVPLFRQIGRCLNSSHFQLRCR; this is encoded by the exons ATGTTCAATAAAATCATTAAGCGTGGGCATCGTAAGGTCTCCAAGtcggatctccatgaacctgcAATTTATGGAAATGGTGCTTCAGCATATCGGAATTCTGGATCGGTCTCCACATCGAATGTTACCGTGAACCATGCCTCTCGACCCACCATTGTTGCCCCTGGTGCCAATTCTCAGCAAAATGCAACAACAGCTTCTTCCAATTTACTCTCCTCCTCTGGGTTTTCTTCGGGTATCGTTGAAACTCTTCCCATGTTCAGAGATGTTCCCGCTTCCGATCGCCCCAGTTTGTTCCTCCGAAAGCTTCAACTTTGCTGCAtcatttttgatttttctgacaCCGTGAGATCGATTCGGGAGAAGGAGACTAAGCGTCAGACCCTTCTTGAACTTGTAGATTTCATACAATCGGGTAATGGCAAACTTAGCGAGGACCTCCAGGAAGAGATGATACGAATGATTTCCATCAACATTTTCCGTTGCTTGCCCCCATCTTCCTATGAGAATACTGGCGCCGAAGCCACTGACCCAGAGGAGGATGACCCGTATCTCGAACCTGCGTGGCCTCACTTGCAGCTTGTGTATGAGCTGCTATTGAGGTATGTTGTGTCGTCTGATACTGACACTAAGATCGCTAAACGTTACATCGATCATTCCGTTGTTTTAAAACTCCTCGATTTATTTGATTCCGAAGATCCGCGTGAGCGGGAGTACTTGAAGACCATTCTCCATCGTATTTATGGGAAGTTCATGGTGCACCGTCCTTTCATAAGGAAGGCTATAAACAACATTTTTTACCGTTTCATATTTGAGACGGAGAGACACAGTGGAATTGGGGAGCTGCTGGAAATTCTCGGGAGCATAATTAATGGGTTTGCCTTGCCAATGAAGGAGGAGCATAAGTTGTTCCTCGTTCGTGCTCTTATCCCACTCCATAAACCTAAACCTATTGCTTTGTATCATCAACAGCTCTCCTACTGTATTACCCAGTTTGTTGAGAAGGATTACAAGCTGGCAGATACTGTCATCAGGGGGTTGCTAAAGTACTGGCCAGTCACAAATTGTCAGAAGGAGgttctctttcttggagaactAGAAGAAGTACTGGAGCTAACGCAGTCTGCGGAATTTCAGCGTTGCATGGTTCCACTTTTCAGACAAATTGGGCGTTGCCTTAACAGCTCCCATTTCCAG CTACGTTGCAGGTAG
- the LOC122070177 gene encoding serine/threonine protein phosphatase 2A 57 kDa regulatory subunit B' beta isoform-like isoform X2, whose product MFNKIIKRGHRKVSKSDLHEPAIYGNGASAYRNSGSVSTSNVTVNHASRPTIVAPGANSQQNATTASSNLLSSSGFSSGIVETLPMFRDVPASDRPSLFLRKLQLCCIIFDFSDTVRSIREKETKRQTLLELVDFIQSGNGKLSEDLQEEMIRMISINIFRCLPPSSYENTGAEATDPEEDDPYLEPAWPHLQLVYELLLRYVVSSDTDTKIAKRYIDHSVVLKLLDLFDSEDPREREYLKTILHRIYGKFMVHRPFIRKAINNIFYRFIFETERHSGIGELLEILGSIINGFALPMKEEHKLFLVRALIPLHKPKPIALYHQQLSYCITQFVEKDYKLADTVIRGLLKYWPVTNCQKEVLFLGELEEVLELTQSAEFQRCMVPLFRQIGRCLNSSHFQVAERALFLWNNDHIVSLIAQNRSVIFPIIFEQLETNIKSHWNQAVHGLTANVRKMFLEMDNELFEECQRQYQEKVANAKELEEQRELTWKRLEAVAAKAGGEDMVLVN is encoded by the exons ATGTTCAATAAAATCATTAAGCGTGGGCATCGTAAGGTCTCCAAGtcggatctccatgaacctgcAATTTATGGAAATGGTGCTTCAGCATATCGGAATTCTGGATCGGTCTCCACATCGAATGTTACCGTGAACCATGCCTCTCGACCCACCATTGTTGCCCCTGGTGCCAATTCTCAGCAAAATGCAACAACAGCTTCTTCCAATTTACTCTCCTCCTCTGGGTTTTCTTCGGGTATCGTTGAAACTCTTCCCATGTTCAGAGATGTTCCCGCTTCCGATCGCCCCAGTTTGTTCCTCCGAAAGCTTCAACTTTGCTGCAtcatttttgatttttctgacaCCGTGAGATCGATTCGGGAGAAGGAGACTAAGCGTCAGACCCTTCTTGAACTTGTAGATTTCATACAATCGGGTAATGGCAAACTTAGCGAGGACCTCCAGGAAGAGATGATACGAATGATTTCCATCAACATTTTCCGTTGCTTGCCCCCATCTTCCTATGAGAATACTGGCGCCGAAGCCACTGACCCAGAGGAGGATGACCCGTATCTCGAACCTGCGTGGCCTCACTTGCAGCTTGTGTATGAGCTGCTATTGAGGTATGTTGTGTCGTCTGATACTGACACTAAGATCGCTAAACGTTACATCGATCATTCCGTTGTTTTAAAACTCCTCGATTTATTTGATTCCGAAGATCCGCGTGAGCGGGAGTACTTGAAGACCATTCTCCATCGTATTTATGGGAAGTTCATGGTGCACCGTCCTTTCATAAGGAAGGCTATAAACAACATTTTTTACCGTTTCATATTTGAGACGGAGAGACACAGTGGAATTGGGGAGCTGCTGGAAATTCTCGGGAGCATAATTAATGGGTTTGCCTTGCCAATGAAGGAGGAGCATAAGTTGTTCCTCGTTCGTGCTCTTATCCCACTCCATAAACCTAAACCTATTGCTTTGTATCATCAACAGCTCTCCTACTGTATTACCCAGTTTGTTGAGAAGGATTACAAGCTGGCAGATACTGTCATCAGGGGGTTGCTAAAGTACTGGCCAGTCACAAATTGTCAGAAGGAGgttctctttcttggagaactAGAAGAAGTACTGGAGCTAACGCAGTCTGCGGAATTTCAGCGTTGCATGGTTCCACTTTTCAGACAAATTGGGCGTTGCCTTAACAGCTCCCATTTCCAG GTAGCAGAGCGAGCCCTGTTTTTGTGGAACAATGACCACATTGTGAGCTTGATTGCACAGAACCGTAGTGTGATATTCCCAATTATTTTTGAGCAGCTGGAGACGAACATAAAGAGCCATTGGAATCAAGCTGTACATGGGTTGACAGCCAATGTGCGAAAGATGTTCTTGGAGATGGACAATGAGCTGTTTGAAGAGTGCCAAAGGCAGTACCAAGAGAAAGTGGCAAATGCAAAAGAATTAGAAGAACAGCGAGAGTTGACATGGAAGAGACTGGAAGCTGTTGCAGCGAAGGCTGGAGGAGAGGACATGGTTTTGGTAAACTGA